Proteins co-encoded in one Afipia sp. P52-10 genomic window:
- a CDS encoding extensin family protein has translation MTRRVCLYLVGSLVLVSLAGCGRGFFTVEREAWRAEAEAACLKSGTVKESATVVRISPISGPGSCGAEYPLKVASLGDTLSAIGYSADLRPPGGIPNANQPRWPINPQYSSQPPQSYPAQSYPPAQPGPMSLHAPGAAPPNGNDGPGGAPPPGYGADGPAQNAGQLYETSPRLGTPNYGGPVGLQREYPSERPLPRLGPSRGDQTASIGPVGVKPAATLACPLVSALDRWINETVQPAAIRWFNQPVSEIKQISAYSCRGMNGNPNARISEHAFGNALDIAAFTLADGRRISVKDGWRGLPEEQGFLRDVQGGACRMFTTVLAPGSNVYHYDHIHVDLMRRSSGRVICQPAAVSGEMIAARASGGRYAGRDPGVTGSIGSKRRVLSNRATNDDDWVEDESNIKDNGR, from the coding sequence ATGACGCGCAGAGTTTGTTTGTATCTCGTCGGCTCGCTCGTCCTCGTATCGCTTGCAGGCTGTGGCCGCGGTTTCTTCACCGTGGAGCGGGAAGCGTGGCGCGCCGAGGCGGAAGCTGCCTGTCTGAAATCGGGAACCGTGAAGGAGAGCGCGACGGTCGTGCGCATTTCGCCGATCTCGGGTCCTGGCTCCTGCGGCGCAGAGTACCCGCTGAAGGTGGCTTCGCTCGGCGACACGCTGAGCGCCATCGGATATTCAGCGGACCTGCGTCCGCCAGGTGGCATCCCGAATGCGAACCAGCCGCGCTGGCCGATCAACCCGCAATATTCCTCGCAGCCGCCGCAGTCGTATCCGGCCCAGTCTTATCCGCCGGCGCAGCCGGGGCCGATGTCGCTGCATGCGCCTGGGGCTGCGCCGCCGAACGGCAACGATGGACCGGGAGGCGCTCCTCCGCCGGGCTATGGTGCGGACGGCCCTGCCCAGAACGCGGGCCAACTCTATGAGACATCACCGCGCCTCGGCACCCCGAATTACGGCGGTCCCGTCGGCTTGCAGCGGGAATATCCGTCCGAGCGGCCGCTGCCCCGGCTTGGTCCCTCGCGCGGCGACCAGACTGCCTCGATCGGCCCAGTCGGCGTGAAGCCGGCGGCGACGCTGGCATGTCCGTTGGTTTCGGCGCTCGACCGCTGGATTAACGAGACGGTGCAACCAGCGGCGATCCGCTGGTTCAATCAACCGGTGAGCGAGATCAAGCAGATCTCCGCCTACTCCTGCCGCGGCATGAACGGTAATCCGAACGCGCGGATTTCCGAGCACGCGTTTGGCAACGCGCTGGACATCGCAGCGTTCACGTTGGCCGACGGCCGTCGCATCTCGGTGAAGGATGGCTGGCGCGGTCTGCCGGAGGAGCAAGGATTTCTGCGCGACGTGCAGGGAGGAGCGTGCCGGATGTTCACGACGGTTCTGGCGCCAGGTTCCAACGTCTATCATTACGACCATATCCACGTCGATCTGATGCGCCGCTCCTCCGGACGCGTGATCTGTCAGCCCGCTGCGGTCTCAGGCGAAATGATCGCCGCGCGTGCGTCTGGCGGTCGCTACGCCGGTCGTGATCCGGGGGTGACCGGTTCGATCGGCAGCAAGCGGCGGGTTCTCTCCAATCGGGCGACTAACGACGATGATTGGGTGGAGGATGAGTCCAACATCAAGGACAACGGCCGCTAA
- a CDS encoding ABC transporter ATP-binding protein: MIDRYKNRPTAIRVVLPFVFRHWRNQPWLTSGISLAIVGATVADVFMPLFAGKLVDAVALGASDMDAAKAGAIFAFGAIIALGLAQLTLRHLAFWGIVPLTLRVMSDIAREAFHLVQRFSTDWHANSFAGSTVRKITRGMWAVDLLDDTILLALLPSVVVLVGSTVLLGIHWPALGAVIAIGSIAYIAMTVVFSTKYIAPAARLSNAWDTKVGGTLADALTCNAVVKSFGAEEREDARLGGVVGKWRKRVWRTWMRYTNTSSIQLVVLLGVRTSVVGGALLLWLAGKASPGDVTYVLTSYFVIHGYLRDVGMHINNLQRSVNDMEELVAIHDEVPGILDVAGAKALKVAGGNIVFDDVTFHYRGHATPLYRDLSVNIRAGEQVGLVGRSGSGKTTFVKLVQRLYDITGGRITVDGQDVAEVTQASLRQQIAIVQQEPILFHRSLAENIAYARPGASFAEIVAAAKLANAHDFIERLPNGYGTLVGERGVKLSGGERQRVALARAFLADAPILILDEATSSLDSESEALIQDAMERLMHGRTSIVIAHRLSTVRALDRILVFDRGRIVEEGTHASLVRAGGIYRSLFERQVLELGGAELDSAAAE, translated from the coding sequence ATGATCGATAGATACAAGAACCGTCCCACGGCGATCCGCGTGGTGCTGCCCTTTGTCTTCCGTCACTGGCGGAACCAGCCATGGCTGACGTCGGGCATTTCGCTCGCTATCGTCGGTGCCACCGTCGCCGACGTGTTCATGCCGCTGTTTGCGGGCAAGCTGGTCGACGCGGTTGCGCTTGGCGCCAGCGATATGGACGCTGCAAAGGCCGGGGCGATCTTCGCCTTCGGCGCGATCATCGCGCTCGGCCTGGCGCAACTGACCCTGCGTCACCTCGCGTTCTGGGGCATCGTGCCGCTGACATTGCGGGTGATGTCGGACATCGCGCGCGAGGCGTTCCATCTTGTGCAGCGCTTCTCGACCGACTGGCACGCAAACAGCTTCGCGGGCTCGACGGTGCGCAAGATCACGCGTGGCATGTGGGCCGTCGACTTGCTGGACGATACGATCCTGCTCGCGCTGCTGCCGTCGGTGGTGGTGCTGGTTGGCTCGACGGTGCTGCTCGGCATTCACTGGCCGGCGCTCGGCGCGGTGATCGCGATCGGCTCGATCGCCTATATCGCGATGACCGTGGTGTTCTCCACCAAGTACATCGCGCCGGCGGCGCGGCTGTCGAACGCCTGGGACACCAAAGTCGGCGGCACGCTCGCGGATGCGCTCACCTGCAACGCGGTGGTCAAGTCGTTCGGTGCCGAGGAGCGCGAGGATGCGCGTCTCGGCGGTGTCGTCGGCAAGTGGCGCAAGCGGGTGTGGCGGACCTGGATGCGCTACACCAACACCAGCTCGATCCAGCTCGTCGTGCTGTTGGGCGTGCGCACCTCGGTTGTCGGTGGCGCATTGCTGCTGTGGCTAGCCGGCAAGGCGTCGCCGGGCGACGTGACCTATGTGCTGACGAGCTACTTCGTCATCCACGGTTACCTGCGCGACGTCGGCATGCACATCAACAACCTGCAGCGTTCGGTGAACGACATGGAGGAGTTGGTGGCGATCCACGACGAGGTGCCGGGCATTCTCGACGTGGCGGGCGCCAAGGCGCTGAAGGTCGCAGGCGGCAACATCGTGTTCGATGACGTGACGTTCCACTATCGCGGGCATGCCACGCCGCTGTATCGCGACCTGTCGGTCAACATCCGCGCCGGCGAGCAGGTCGGTCTGGTCGGCCGATCGGGCTCCGGCAAGACGACGTTCGTCAAGCTGGTGCAGCGGCTGTATGATATCACCGGCGGCCGCATCACTGTCGATGGACAGGATGTGGCAGAGGTGACGCAGGCCTCGTTGCGGCAGCAGATCGCCATCGTGCAGCAGGAGCCGATCCTGTTCCACCGGTCGCTCGCCGAGAACATCGCCTACGCTCGGCCGGGCGCGAGCTTTGCCGAGATCGTGGCGGCGGCGAAGCTTGCCAACGCGCACGACTTCATCGAACGGCTGCCGAATGGTTATGGCACGCTGGTCGGTGAGCGCGGCGTCAAGCTCTCGGGCGGCGAGCGGCAGCGTGTCGCGCTGGCGCGTGCATTCCTGGCGGATGCGCCGATCCTGATTCTGGACGAGGCGACCTCGAGCCTGGATTCGGAATCGGAGGCGCTGATCCAGGATGCGATGGAACGGCTGATGCACGGCCGCACGTCGATCGTCATCGCGCACCGCTTGTCCACGGTGCGAGCGCTGGATCGCATCCTGGTGTTCGACCGGGGCCGCATCGTCGAGGAAGGCACGCATGCCTCGCTGGTGCGTGCGGGCGGCATCTATCGCTCGCTATTCGAGCGGCAGGTGCTGGAGCTCGGCGGTGCAGAGCTGGACAGCGCCGCCGCGGAGTGA
- a CDS encoding thiolase family protein, which translates to MSFISGVGLTAYGKHEGSSTLDLMSEAAALALADAGLKRTEIDGILCGYSTTMPHLMLATVFAEHFGIQPSYAHAIQVGGATGLAMTMLAHELVEAGVAKNVLVVAGENRLTGQARDSAIQTLAQVGHPDYEVPLGPTIPTYYGLVASRYMHEFGITEEQLAEFAVLMRNHALAHPGAQFREPITVADVMASRSIATPLKLLDCCPVSDGGAAFVISRDPTNDHRIRIMGCGQAHLFQHVTAAPTLTHFGAAEACARAKAKAGVDLKNIDYAAVYDSFTITLAILLEELGVAKRGEAALMARAGAFGVKGRLPLNTHGGLLSYGHCGSGGAMAHVVETHLQMTGRAGARQVRDASLALLHGDGGIMSSHVSMFVERVR; encoded by the coding sequence ATGAGTTTCATCAGTGGCGTCGGACTGACCGCTTATGGCAAGCACGAGGGTTCCTCGACGCTTGACCTGATGAGCGAGGCGGCCGCGCTCGCGCTTGCGGATGCAGGGCTGAAGCGGACCGAGATCGACGGCATCCTGTGCGGATACTCGACGACGATGCCGCATCTGATGTTGGCGACCGTATTCGCAGAGCATTTCGGTATCCAGCCAAGCTATGCCCACGCGATCCAGGTCGGCGGTGCTACCGGCCTCGCCATGACAATGCTGGCGCACGAACTGGTAGAGGCGGGCGTCGCGAAGAACGTGCTGGTGGTGGCGGGTGAGAATCGCCTCACCGGACAGGCGCGGGACTCGGCGATCCAGACGCTGGCGCAAGTTGGCCACCCGGATTATGAGGTTCCACTCGGACCGACCATTCCGACGTATTATGGTCTCGTCGCCTCCCGTTACATGCACGAGTTCGGTATCACAGAGGAGCAGCTTGCTGAATTCGCAGTGCTGATGCGCAACCATGCGCTGGCGCATCCGGGCGCGCAGTTCCGCGAGCCGATCACTGTGGCGGACGTGATGGCCTCACGCTCGATCGCGACGCCGTTGAAGCTGCTCGATTGTTGTCCGGTGTCCGATGGTGGAGCGGCGTTCGTCATCAGCCGTGATCCCACCAACGATCACCGCATCCGCATCATGGGATGCGGCCAGGCGCATCTGTTCCAGCACGTCACGGCGGCGCCGACGCTGACGCATTTCGGTGCGGCGGAGGCCTGCGCGCGGGCGAAGGCGAAGGCCGGTGTCGATCTCAAGAACATCGATTATGCGGCCGTCTACGACAGCTTCACCATCACGCTGGCGATCCTGCTGGAGGAACTTGGGGTGGCGAAGCGCGGCGAGGCAGCGCTGATGGCCCGTGCCGGCGCATTTGGTGTCAAGGGCCGGCTGCCGCTCAACACCCATGGCGGGCTGTTGAGTTATGGCCATTGCGGGTCCGGCGGCGCGATGGCGCATGTGGTCGAGACGCATCTGCA